The Methanothrix soehngenii GP6 genome has a window encoding:
- a CDS encoding class I SAM-dependent methyltransferase, with amino-acid sequence MSFWTDQWRSFIRETSYLHDLGEEKISNDQFWRGYGIYDQALKHSGYPGEVLNRIISFIKSGSTLLDIGAGTGAFAIPLSHLTTATVALDPSAYHLQILTGKAREEGLTNIAIIEKEWKDARPGEINELIEMNINCRNGRFDHHENGLLEKISRPEVDYALAAYSLFDEEIEGFLARMIKIAREGTFIVFRGSPPDSLSEFAYGPRPQANYLCLYNILKDMGHQFDVMLFPRDYHLPLEMVQKQYRFSNRKAEEIADHLRSEGRLHEREDGLWASFSSKDALLYLLR; translated from the coding sequence ATGAGCTTTTGGACCGATCAGTGGAGGAGCTTCATCAGAGAGACCAGTTATCTGCACGATCTTGGAGAGGAGAAGATCTCCAATGATCAATTCTGGAGGGGATACGGGATCTATGACCAGGCTCTCAAGCACTCCGGCTATCCAGGAGAGGTTCTTAACAGGATCATATCCTTTATCAAATCCGGCTCGACCCTCCTGGACATCGGAGCAGGCACGGGAGCCTTTGCCATTCCCCTCTCTCATCTAACCACTGCAACTGTTGCCCTCGATCCCTCGGCATATCATCTGCAGATCTTGACTGGCAAGGCCAGAGAAGAGGGCCTGACAAACATCGCTATAATCGAGAAGGAATGGAAGGATGCGAGGCCGGGAGAGATCAATGAGCTGATCGAGATGAATATCAACTGCCGGAACGGTCGGTTCGATCATCATGAAAATGGATTGCTAGAGAAGATAAGCCGACCTGAAGTTGACTACGCCCTTGCCGCCTACAGCCTCTTCGACGAGGAGATAGAGGGCTTTCTGGCTAGGATGATCAAGATCGCTCGAGAGGGCACTTTTATCGTCTTTCGGGGCAGCCCCCCAGACTCATTGAGCGAATTCGCCTATGGTCCCAGGCCCCAGGCTAACTACCTCTGCCTCTATAACATCCTCAAAGATATGGGACATCAATTCGATGTGATGCTATTCCCCAGAGATTATCATCTTCCTTTAGAGATGGTGCAAAAACAGTATCGTTTCAGCAATAGGAAAGCAGAGGAGATCGCCGATCACCTGCGGTCGGAAGGGCGGCTGCACGAGAGGGAGGACGGATTGTGGGCCTCCTTCTCGAGCAAAGACGCTTTGCTTTATCTTTTAAGATAG
- a CDS encoding tetratricopeptide repeat protein: MNPYSQRTEFTGGSHIKAFTIFILIALTQSMCFVCSCSEEYTANYWLEKGDEFLRNSTFEIALDCYNKSIELDSTNASIWIKKGRALVGLNRYSEALFAYNESIRLDPQQAMAWYSKGLALANLGLYNESIAAFDEAIVIQPEVALSWLSKGISLANMGLFNESLQAMDMAASMDGNLSDVWLNRGLVLAELDRDDESVDSFRRAAQLDKSSEEAWLNLGLALMSKGNNSDALAAYENLTELNPINANAWIKKGEALLTLGRAAESSESFYRATMIDPINADAWYGRAMALRLSGRYNESIEAYNRTVELEPGNSDAWNGLAISHVEMERYNESLEWFDRAIEIDPDEIGFQYNKALALNKLGNYSEEVAVLNRTVEQHPDCAVCWNNLGLALARLEQYDSAIEAYDRAVELNSSYMEPWNNRGIAMVLGYEDVAGALQSFDRAIQIDPRSVEAWVNKANALDMADRGPEAQEAREKAKMLGYQG; the protein is encoded by the coding sequence ATGAATCCATATTCTCAGAGGACCGAATTCACAGGAGGATCTCATATCAAAGCCTTTACCATCTTCATTCTGATAGCTTTAACGCAATCCATGTGCTTTGTATGCTCATGCAGCGAAGAATACACTGCCAATTACTGGCTGGAAAAGGGGGACGAATTCTTAAGGAACTCCACCTTCGAAATCGCTCTTGACTGCTATAATAAATCCATTGAGCTGGATAGCACCAATGCCTCCATCTGGATAAAGAAGGGAAGGGCCTTGGTCGGCCTGAACAGGTATTCAGAAGCTCTCTTTGCCTACAATGAATCCATCCGCCTCGACCCCCAGCAGGCAATGGCCTGGTACAGCAAAGGACTGGCCCTAGCCAATTTGGGCCTGTACAATGAGTCGATTGCCGCTTTTGACGAGGCAATCGTTATTCAACCAGAGGTTGCCCTGTCCTGGCTCAGCAAAGGAATCAGCCTAGCCAATATGGGATTGTTCAATGAATCTCTGCAGGCCATGGATATGGCCGCATCAATGGATGGAAATCTCTCTGACGTCTGGCTCAACCGGGGCCTGGTCCTGGCAGAGCTGGACAGAGACGACGAATCTGTAGACTCATTTCGAAGAGCTGCGCAGCTGGACAAGAGCAGTGAGGAAGCATGGCTAAACCTGGGGCTGGCCCTTATGAGCAAGGGAAACAACAGTGATGCCCTTGCTGCTTATGAGAATCTCACCGAGTTGAATCCGATCAATGCCAATGCCTGGATCAAGAAGGGCGAGGCTCTGCTCACCTTGGGAAGAGCAGCTGAATCCAGCGAGTCTTTCTACAGAGCCACCATGATCGATCCCATCAATGCCGATGCCTGGTATGGCAGGGCAATGGCTCTGCGCCTTTCCGGCAGATATAACGAATCCATTGAGGCCTATAATCGAACAGTTGAGCTGGAACCGGGGAATTCTGATGCCTGGAACGGCCTGGCGATCAGCCATGTGGAGATGGAAAGGTACAATGAATCCTTAGAGTGGTTCGATAGGGCTATCGAAATAGATCCCGATGAGATCGGATTTCAGTATAACAAGGCTCTGGCCTTAAACAAACTGGGAAACTATAGCGAAGAGGTTGCCGTTCTGAACAGGACAGTGGAGCAGCACCCTGATTGTGCCGTCTGCTGGAATAACCTGGGCCTGGCTCTGGCCAGACTGGAGCAGTATGACAGTGCCATTGAGGCTTATGATAGGGCCGTTGAGCTGAACTCCAGCTACATGGAGCCCTGGAACAATCGGGGGATCGCTATGGTGCTTGGATATGAGGATGTTGCTGGTGCCCTCCAGAGCTTTGACAGGGCCATCCAGATCGATCCCCGTTCCGTGGAGGCTTGGGTGAACAAGGCCAATGCCCTGGATATGGCCGATCGGGGACCTGAGGCCCAGGAGGCCCGGGAAAAGGCAAAGATGCTGGGCTACCAGGGGTAG
- a CDS encoding rhomboid family intramembrane serine protease, translated as MQLQSNLSSFSWFARKRLAQERWSGLGPLLARAGRREDYRNRDEWGYPTAPNASWQDRIGALMPVSYSGIILLICILVFLLSLVARGFVYDYLALIPHFVVERPWTILTHMFVHFSFDHLFFNMLFLFFFGMELERRVGGRKFLQIYILSGIVAALAQTAVTSGSMVGMVGASGALFGALGCLAIIAPEIRVLLFFVIPMSIRWAVVVFALIDFLFMGSADNIAHMAHIAGLFVGLAFGQMMKNQPQFYYR; from the coding sequence GTGCAATTGCAGTCGAATCTATCCTCTTTTTCATGGTTCGCCCGGAAAAGGCTTGCTCAGGAGAGATGGAGCGGGCTTGGACCGCTCCTGGCACGGGCGGGAAGAAGAGAGGACTACAGAAATAGGGACGAATGGGGATATCCAACGGCTCCCAACGCTAGCTGGCAGGATCGCATCGGGGCCCTGATGCCCGTATCCTATTCGGGCATAATATTGCTGATCTGCATACTGGTGTTCCTGTTAAGCCTGGTAGCCCGCGGGTTCGTGTATGACTACCTGGCCCTCATTCCCCATTTTGTGGTCGAAAGGCCCTGGACGATTCTTACCCATATGTTCGTCCACTTCAGTTTCGATCACCTATTCTTCAATATGCTCTTCCTCTTCTTCTTTGGCATGGAGCTGGAGAGAAGGGTTGGGGGGAGAAAGTTCCTGCAGATCTACATACTGTCCGGCATTGTGGCTGCCCTGGCCCAGACGGCGGTCACCAGCGGTTCAATGGTAGGAATGGTGGGAGCGAGCGGCGCGTTATTCGGCGCTCTGGGATGTCTGGCCATAATCGCTCCGGAGATTCGGGTGCTCCTCTTCTTCGTGATACCGATGAGCATCCGCTGGGCAGTGGTGGTCTTTGCCCTGATAGATTTTCTCTTCATGGGCTCTGCGGACAACATCGCCCATATGGCCCATATCGCCGGGCTTTTTGTGGGGCTGGCCTTCGGGCAGATGATGAAAAATCAGCCCCAGTTTTATTATAGGTAG
- a CDS encoding 2-isopropylmalate synthase has protein sequence MKPLWGIVFYDVHSLVNEKVRIFDTTLRDGEQTPGVSLTTDEKIQIARQLDKLGVNVIEAGFPVSSKGEFDSVRQIARSGLQAQVCGLSRIVKKDAQACLDADVDLVHVFSPTSDIQIAHTIKMSHDEIVEGAMRTVELVKDNGRTCLFSAMDATRTSPEFLHRIFKAVEEVHCDIINIPDTVGVAVPSSFYRLVKDICDDVHMVVDVHCHNDFGLAVANSLAAVEAGAREVQVCVNGLGERAGNANLAEVVMGLHSIYNAKTSIKTEYLVETARMIERLTKVKIPITAPIVGENAFSHESGIHSHGIIENSKTFEPGIMTPEMVGHKRRIVLGKHTGKHAVAKVLEEAGYRPSNEQLQEILERIKELGDKGKQVGNIDLQTIADVVIGDVAKESQAVVLKEVSVMTGNIITPTATVKAMVRGKEKVLANTGVGPVDAAVNAVQGLLDSDTSIHLCDFRIEAISGGADALAEVVIGVEDDRGRRVSARSAREDIVMASVEALVSAINRLMLLEEAAAR, from the coding sequence ATGAAACCTCTGTGGGGAATCGTCTTCTACGACGTTCATTCGCTTGTTAATGAAAAAGTGCGCATTTTTGATACCACCCTTCGCGATGGAGAACAGACTCCTGGCGTCTCTCTCACCACGGATGAGAAGATCCAGATCGCCCGGCAGCTTGACAAACTCGGAGTGAATGTTATCGAGGCCGGTTTTCCCGTCTCCTCAAAGGGCGAGTTTGACAGCGTCCGCCAGATCGCCAGATCCGGCCTGCAGGCTCAGGTCTGCGGCCTCTCCCGCATAGTAAAAAAGGATGCCCAGGCCTGCCTTGACGCTGATGTGGACCTGGTCCATGTCTTTTCTCCCACCTCCGATATTCAGATCGCTCATACCATCAAGATGAGCCATGATGAGATCGTAGAGGGAGCAATGAGGACGGTGGAGCTTGTGAAGGATAACGGACGGACCTGCCTCTTCTCGGCCATGGATGCCACCCGCACATCGCCTGAGTTCCTGCATCGCATATTTAAAGCTGTGGAGGAAGTGCACTGCGATATTATAAATATACCGGATACGGTCGGAGTGGCAGTCCCCTCCTCATTCTACCGGCTGGTCAAGGACATCTGCGACGATGTCCATATGGTGGTGGATGTTCACTGCCACAACGACTTCGGCCTGGCGGTGGCCAACAGCCTGGCTGCAGTGGAAGCAGGTGCAAGGGAGGTCCAGGTCTGCGTTAACGGCCTGGGGGAGAGGGCGGGCAACGCCAACCTGGCGGAGGTGGTGATGGGCCTGCACTCCATCTACAACGCCAAGACCAGCATTAAGACCGAGTACCTGGTGGAGACCGCCAGGATGATTGAGCGGCTCACCAAGGTGAAGATACCCATAACTGCTCCTATTGTGGGTGAGAACGCCTTCTCCCATGAGTCCGGAATTCACAGCCACGGGATTATCGAGAACAGCAAGACATTCGAGCCTGGCATAATGACCCCGGAGATGGTGGGCCATAAAAGGAGGATAGTCCTGGGCAAGCATACCGGAAAGCATGCCGTGGCCAAGGTCCTGGAGGAGGCGGGTTACCGGCCGTCTAATGAGCAGCTTCAGGAGATCTTAGAGAGGATCAAGGAGCTGGGCGACAAGGGCAAGCAGGTCGGGAACATCGATCTTCAGACCATAGCCGATGTGGTCATAGGAGATGTGGCCAAAGAGAGCCAGGCGGTGGTGCTCAAGGAGGTCTCAGTGATGACCGGGAACATCATCACTCCCACCGCTACGGTTAAGGCCATGGTCAGGGGAAAGGAGAAGGTCCTGGCCAATACCGGGGTGGGCCCGGTGGATGCTGCGGTCAATGCCGTACAGGGACTATTGGATAGCGATACATCTATACACCTCTGCGACTTCCGGATCGAGGCCATATCCGGCGGTGCCGATGCTCTGGCTGAGGTGGTGATTGGGGTGGAGGATGACCGGGGCAGGAGAGTCAGCGCCCGCTCGGCACGAGAGGATATCGTCATGGCCTCGGTGGAGGCCCTGGTAAGCGCCATCAACAGATTGATGCTGCTGGAGGAGGCCGCTGCTCGCTAA
- a CDS encoding glutaminyl-peptide cyclotransferase — MAGIKHIKTRPMARLLLLVLLAAALTAGSASADKVDIDSFTSSSIKTYSYRIVNSYPHDPNAFTQGLEYDDGLLYEGTGGYGQSSLRRVDIQTGRVVDIVHLEDEFFAEGIAIWKDRIIQLTWRSYQGFVWDKENLTRTGSFSYRREGWGITSDASRLIMSDGSDALYFLDPNDYSLQGSIRVTADGEPVKGLNELEYINGMIYANLWPSTWIAIISPDTGEVTGRIDLSGIMDEGDIPKRWVDVLNGIAYDPSEDRLFVTGKLWPSLFEIELVEDTKEE, encoded by the coding sequence ATGGCGGGCATTAAGCATATCAAAACAAGACCTATGGCCAGGCTGCTGCTTTTGGTCCTCTTGGCAGCAGCGCTAACAGCAGGCTCTGCATCTGCAGATAAGGTTGATATCGATTCATTCACCAGCAGCTCCATCAAGACCTATAGCTATAGGATTGTTAATTCCTATCCGCATGATCCCAATGCCTTCACTCAGGGCCTGGAATATGACGATGGCCTACTGTACGAAGGGACTGGGGGTTACGGCCAATCCAGCCTACGCCGGGTCGATATCCAGACAGGCAGGGTTGTGGACATAGTCCACCTGGAGGATGAGTTCTTTGCCGAGGGCATAGCCATCTGGAAGGACAGGATCATCCAGCTTACCTGGCGGTCTTATCAGGGCTTTGTCTGGGATAAAGAGAATCTAACCCGAACTGGGAGCTTCTCCTACCGGAGGGAGGGGTGGGGGATTACGTCGGACGCATCCAGGCTGATCATGAGCGATGGATCTGATGCTCTTTATTTTCTTGATCCAAATGACTACTCACTGCAGGGAAGCATAAGGGTCACCGCCGATGGCGAGCCAGTAAAAGGGTTGAACGAACTGGAGTACATCAACGGCATGATCTATGCTAACCTCTGGCCCAGCACCTGGATAGCGATCATATCCCCGGATACCGGCGAGGTGACCGGAAGGATAGATCTCTCCGGGATCATGGATGAGGGCGACATCCCCAAGAGATGGGTGGATGTATTGAATGGCATAGCCTATGATCCATCAGAAGACCGACTCTTTGTGACGGGAAAGCTCTGGCCCAGCCTCTTTGAGATCGAGCTAGTAGAAGATACAAAGGAGGAATAA
- the cbiM gene encoding cobalt transporter CbiM: protein MVHISDGVLPLAMLAAGFLFTLILLVFSMRNIRIEEIPKVSLITAALFVASLVHFPIGPTSVHLIMNGLAGILLGRRAFIGVFVALTLQAVFFQHGGLSVLGVNAFNIGVPALLAWQLFEKRRGLESPHLEAVFGALAGGLAVLTSVLLVSLELLALGEAFNEISLLVIGAHLPVIIIEALVVGAAAGFLLKVKPEMLADSSSKIMEVN from the coding sequence ATGGTCCATATATCAGATGGCGTACTGCCCCTGGCCATGCTGGCGGCAGGATTCCTCTTCACTCTTATCTTGCTTGTTTTCTCTATGAGAAACATTCGGATAGAGGAGATTCCCAAGGTCTCATTGATCACTGCAGCGCTGTTCGTGGCCAGCCTGGTCCACTTCCCCATAGGCCCAACATCGGTGCACCTGATCATGAACGGTCTCGCTGGCATACTGCTGGGACGAAGGGCCTTTATCGGCGTTTTTGTGGCCCTTACTCTGCAGGCGGTCTTCTTTCAGCACGGAGGCCTGTCCGTGTTGGGGGTCAATGCATTTAATATAGGCGTTCCAGCTCTGCTCGCCTGGCAGCTATTTGAGAAGAGAAGAGGCCTGGAGTCACCCCATCTGGAGGCGGTCTTCGGAGCTCTGGCCGGGGGGCTGGCAGTGCTGACTTCAGTGCTACTGGTCTCCCTGGAGCTATTGGCTCTGGGTGAGGCATTCAACGAGATATCGCTCCTGGTGATAGGCGCTCACCTGCCGGTGATAATCATAGAGGCCCTGGTTGTGGGAGCAGCAGCAGGATTTCTCCTGAAGGTCAAGCCAGAAATGCTTGCGGATAGCAGCAGTAAGATTATGGAGGTAAATTGA
- a CDS encoding TIGR00288 family NYN domain-containing protein — protein sequence MTVPFEHIMKYLGSRKEKGRKRIGLLVDGPNMLRKEFQMDLEEIRDILKDYGDIKMGKVFLNQYASEKLVEAVENQGFEPVICTSDVDVRMAVEGVDMIYNPVIDTLALVTRDADLKPVLMKAMEHGKETIIFGAEPGFSVALRNSADYVIVLRDGQYVTE from the coding sequence ATGACTGTGCCTTTCGAGCATATAATGAAGTATCTGGGCTCGAGAAAGGAAAAGGGAAGAAAGAGAATCGGCCTTCTGGTAGATGGGCCCAATATGCTCAGGAAGGAGTTCCAGATGGACCTGGAGGAGATCAGGGACATCCTGAAGGACTATGGTGACATCAAGATGGGCAAGGTATTCTTGAATCAGTATGCATCTGAGAAGCTGGTCGAAGCGGTGGAGAACCAGGGATTCGAGCCGGTGATCTGCACAAGCGACGTGGATGTGAGGATGGCGGTGGAGGGTGTGGATATGATCTACAATCCAGTCATCGACACCCTGGCCCTGGTCACCCGCGATGCGGACCTGAAGCCGGTTTTAATGAAGGCCATGGAGCATGGCAAAGAGACCATCATCTTCGGGGCGGAGCCCGGGTTCTCTGTGGCCCTGAGAAATTCGGCCGATTATGTGATAGTGCTGCGCGATGGCCAGTATGTTACCGAGTAA
- the nikR gene encoding nickel-responsive transcriptional regulator NikR yields the protein MEQDLMRIGISLPENLLNKFDEIIMNRGYSSRSEGVRDAIRNYIVNFEWMSDVEGERVGVITILYDHSQRGLMDNLTEIQHDFGSIIQSSLHVHLDQDICLEVVVLRGDGPEVRKAAESMMALKGVKHVKLTTTSMGKEL from the coding sequence ATGGAGCAAGACCTGATGAGAATAGGCATATCATTGCCAGAGAATCTTCTTAATAAGTTCGATGAGATAATAATGAATAGGGGCTATTCCTCTCGTTCTGAGGGCGTTAGAGATGCCATAAGAAATTATATAGTCAACTTCGAATGGATGAGCGACGTGGAAGGGGAGAGGGTGGGAGTGATCACCATCCTCTACGACCATTCTCAAAGGGGCCTGATGGACAATCTCACCGAGATTCAGCACGATTTCGGCAGCATAATTCAGTCCAGCCTGCATGTTCATCTGGACCAGGACATATGCCTTGAGGTCGTGGTTCTCCGAGGAGATGGTCCGGAAGTCAGGAAAGCAGCGGAGAGCATGATGGCCTTGAAGGGGGTAAAGCATGTCAAGCTGACCACTACATCCATGGGAAAAGAACTTTAG
- a CDS encoding DUF4198 domain-containing protein, producing MINTRATLALFLLLIGAVTMNASAHGVWAEVKDLVEVGESQDAYVFYGHANDPAGFALPAMESSYLMTPDGQKITLNTNKVEGEWVPGYGWTGDFGVSPVVAYWPGNYVYVAPRAPSYSNKTLRLTYSAAEAVINAGNDSSASFKSGLPMEISSQKPLYQIKNKENVTFTVKYLDQQVNATYSAYPQMTATKVQKGFTNDKDSFVINFNQTGMWVVNCYYDVIGDGEWTATYDSSSNIFKTGDAVPFNTTRYSTILSVWVRK from the coding sequence GTGATTAATACGAGAGCAACATTAGCACTGTTCCTGCTCCTCATTGGAGCAGTGACCATGAACGCCAGCGCCCACGGTGTATGGGCTGAAGTGAAGGACTTGGTAGAGGTCGGCGAGAGCCAGGACGCCTATGTGTTCTACGGACATGCCAATGACCCGGCAGGTTTTGCTCTTCCGGCTATGGAATCCTCCTATCTCATGACCCCTGACGGCCAGAAGATCACGTTGAATACGAACAAAGTCGAAGGGGAATGGGTTCCTGGATACGGCTGGACAGGAGACTTTGGCGTCAGCCCAGTCGTCGCCTACTGGCCGGGCAACTACGTCTATGTCGCACCCCGCGCCCCCTCCTACAGCAACAAAACCCTTCGCCTGACCTACAGCGCCGCTGAGGCCGTCATTAATGCCGGCAACGATAGCTCCGCCAGCTTCAAGTCCGGCCTGCCGATGGAGATATCATCCCAAAAGCCTCTCTATCAGATCAAGAACAAGGAGAACGTAACCTTCACCGTTAAGTATCTGGATCAGCAGGTCAATGCTACTTATTCCGCTTATCCGCAGATGACTGCTACCAAGGTGCAGAAAGGATTCACCAATGATAAGGACTCCTTCGTCATCAACTTCAACCAGACCGGCATGTGGGTTGTCAACTGCTACTATGATGTGATCGGCGATGGCGAGTGGACCGCAACCTACGACTCCAGCAGCAATATATTCAAGACCGGAGACGCAGTGCCATTCAACACCACCAGATACTCCACTATCCTCTCAGTCTGGGTCAGGAAGTAG
- a CDS encoding DUF4198 domain-containing protein, protein MKKALFVLLLLIGAATMNASGHSVWLESRDQADVGDSDRLYALYGHLDDVTGITSPAIESAFLLAPDGQKTDLDMNTGDWLPGYGWIGYAYSDMTYSSPGDYLFAIARTPSVYDPSWHGSGPSNPRLGYSVAKMAINVGNESNKTSWDTGLAFDINPDKAPYAIHAGENVTFLAKYNGQPVNATFSAFPNNAMALTQTGSTGSDGSFMVNFSQGGLWQVSASYDINEPATWTATMESAGHYKVGDMVPYNTTRYSTYMMVYVRK, encoded by the coding sequence ATGAAGAAGGCTTTGTTTGTGTTACTGCTCCTCATTGGAGCAGCGACCATGAATGCAAGCGGCCACAGTGTGTGGCTGGAATCGCGGGATCAGGCGGATGTAGGAGATAGCGATAGGCTGTATGCTCTCTACGGCCATCTTGATGATGTAACCGGCATAACCTCTCCTGCAATTGAATCTGCCTTTTTGCTGGCTCCAGATGGTCAGAAAACGGACCTGGATATGAATACCGGAGATTGGCTTCCCGGATATGGCTGGATAGGCTATGCTTACAGCGATATGACCTATTCCTCGCCGGGCGACTACCTCTTCGCTATCGCTCGGACTCCATCGGTCTATGATCCCTCCTGGCATGGCAGCGGCCCCAGCAATCCCAGGCTCGGCTATAGCGTTGCCAAAATGGCGATCAATGTAGGGAACGAGAGCAACAAAACCAGCTGGGATACCGGATTAGCATTTGACATAAATCCCGATAAAGCGCCCTATGCAATACATGCGGGAGAGAACGTGACCTTCCTGGCTAAATACAACGGCCAGCCTGTGAACGCCACCTTCTCTGCCTTCCCCAACAATGCCATGGCCCTCACTCAGACCGGATCCACTGGAAGTGACGGCTCATTTATGGTCAATTTCAGCCAGGGAGGATTATGGCAGGTCAGCGCCAGCTATGATATCAACGAGCCCGCAACCTGGACGGCAACAATGGAGAGTGCCGGCCACTACAAGGTTGGTGATATGGTCCCATACAACACAACCAGATACAGCACCTATATGATGGTGTATGTGAGGAAGTGA
- a CDS encoding DUF4198 domain-containing protein: protein MRTIALLILLGLMISSAAAHSLYAEFPQDTGPDSQTEFWIAYGHGGSADSQIESLPLARLISPDGSESELFFEPYQDGLKGSVAFDDPGCYILDLQMDTTLFDPASFGAAGKKSLVEKYGRVLMPYQSGEGYDWSSGKGLEIVPEADPYQLKSGEDFRARVLYDGKPVPGSYSAIITRSPEDVLVVQHAQESEISGESEDGIISFATGRAGLWVLAFEATIDESGTWTAVKDDPSENYKKGDQIEYEEVAPTAYLTFWVND from the coding sequence ATGAGGACGATTGCTTTGTTGATACTGTTGGGATTGATGATATCCTCAGCAGCAGCTCATTCTCTCTATGCTGAGTTTCCCCAAGACACAGGCCCCGACTCCCAGACCGAATTCTGGATCGCTTATGGCCACGGAGGATCTGCTGATTCCCAGATTGAATCGTTGCCTCTGGCCCGCCTGATCTCTCCAGACGGCAGCGAGAGCGAGCTATTTTTTGAGCCCTATCAGGATGGGCTCAAGGGATCTGTTGCTTTCGATGATCCTGGCTGCTATATATTGGACCTGCAGATGGATACAACCTTATTTGATCCCGCCTCGTTTGGAGCAGCGGGCAAAAAGAGCCTGGTGGAGAAGTACGGCCGGGTCCTCATGCCATACCAGTCGGGCGAGGGCTATGACTGGTCCAGCGGAAAAGGCCTGGAGATCGTGCCCGAAGCCGATCCCTATCAGCTCAAATCAGGTGAAGACTTCCGGGCCCGTGTGCTCTACGACGGCAAGCCAGTGCCTGGCAGCTACAGCGCAATCATCACCCGCTCTCCTGAGGATGTCCTGGTGGTCCAGCATGCCCAGGAGAGCGAGATCTCCGGAGAGAGCGAGGACGGCATCATCAGCTTTGCCACTGGAAGAGCGGGATTATGGGTGCTGGCATTTGAGGCCACCATAGATGAAAGTGGAACCTGGACTGCAGTTAAGGACGATCCATCTGAAAACTACAAGAAAGGAGACCAGATCGAGTACGAAGAGGTTGCTCCCACCGCATACCTCACCTTCTGGGTGAACGATTGA
- a CDS encoding TatD family hydrolase, protein MQGNVQKAIVEAIDSHCHLDFKHFNKDREAVMENARKAGVVRMINSGVDYSTNSKSLELAKNYDFISATLGLSPNSIDGKNDPEIKMILDQIESNASQAVGIGEAGLDYYHTKDAPSRERQAEIFKKVIAIAESLNLPLVIHSRDAEQPALDMVKHLDKVVFHCYSGTLPTMKEAQDRGYYISLATNVCRSGHHQILARNVSLDHLLVETDSPFLSPRKGRNEPANVLDSVRLIARIKGLEPQEVAAQTATNTKRIYNIR, encoded by the coding sequence ATGCAGGGAAACGTACAGAAGGCAATAGTCGAGGCAATCGATTCGCATTGCCATCTGGATTTCAAGCATTTCAATAAAGATCGGGAAGCGGTGATGGAGAACGCCCGGAAGGCCGGTGTGGTCAGGATGATCAACTCCGGCGTGGACTACTCCACCAACAGCAAGTCGCTGGAGCTGGCAAAGAATTACGACTTCATCTCTGCCACCCTGGGCCTCAGCCCGAACTCAATTGACGGGAAGAACGATCCGGAAATCAAGATGATCCTGGATCAGATCGAGAGCAACGCCAGCCAGGCAGTGGGAATAGGCGAAGCAGGCCTGGATTACTACCACACTAAAGATGCTCCCAGCAGAGAACGGCAGGCAGAGATCTTCAAAAAGGTTATCGCTATAGCCGAGTCCCTGAACCTGCCCTTGGTCATCCATTCCCGGGATGCAGAACAGCCTGCTCTGGACATGGTCAAGCACCTGGATAAAGTCGTTTTCCACTGCTACAGCGGCACCCTTCCCACCATGAAAGAGGCCCAGGATAGGGGATACTACATATCTTTGGCCACAAACGTTTGCCGATCCGGACATCATCAGATCCTGGCCCGGAATGTCTCCCTCGATCATTTGCTGGTAGAGACGGACAGTCCCTTCCTCTCCCCTCGCAAGGGCAGAAATGAGCCGGCAAATGTACTGGATTCCGTCCGGCTAATCGCCAGGATAAAGGGGCTAGAGCCGCAGGAGGTGGCGGCGCAGACCGCCACTAATACCAAACGAATTTATAACATCCGTTGA